From the genome of Nicotiana sylvestris chromosome 2, ASM39365v2, whole genome shotgun sequence, one region includes:
- the LOC138886321 gene encoding uncharacterized protein, whose amino-acid sequence MPSYSLGIYDTPGTSQVTPSGQFLIMGSDFQGVELGRYFPGPSTTDESRPIRDFDSGHRLSYGSSSHAQASCDAATDDYIQDPDTIMPSTGPDSTTDTCHPVPHPAIRRRLDDDDPDSVPGRQGMRLRPMATLRHTGCGTH is encoded by the exons atgccgtcttacagccttggcatttatgacactccagggacgtcgcaggtgaccccatcgggtcaattcttgatcatgggctcggattttcaaggagtggagttgggtagatatttccctggcccgtctaccactgatgagtctcgaccgatccgagattttgatagtgggcaccgactgagttatggcagctcatcacatgcgcag gcttcatgcgatgctgcgacagatgactacattcaggatccagacacgattatg ccttctactggacctgacagcaccaccgatacatgtcatcctgtgccgcatccggccataaggagacgacttgatgatgatgatcctgatagcgtacccgggcggcaggggatgcgcctcaggccaatggctactttgagacacaccggatgcgggacacattga
- the LOC104214275 gene encoding uncharacterized protein produces MRQSKMVPLLGNKPDKRMYCWVSIGLAFDPQENDILILRIFCVAPSSTVPNHVEMYSTKSFRWKKLKCDLVCNIISYTCLAIVKGVPYWLALITDEFGLRTVLVRFDVGKKVLEKLPMPGIGEMVHQRFVAIDDSIGLLTREERDECYISVWVMDEEDGWSKKCKVGPIFGFDRIVGCLRNGDIVVENENGLLLFDPVTSSVKAKLSVDNAEKGSYEISNYLESLLLIGGMLPVKKQAKDKLARQNLIRDCLDFVETSLS; encoded by the exons ATGAGGCAGTCCAAGATGGTGCCCCTTTTGGGGAACAAGCCCGATAAGAGAATGTACTGTTGGGTATCCATTGGATTGGCCTTTGATCCTCAAGAGAATGATATCTTGATATTGAGAATCTTTTGTGTCGCGCCATCATCTACAGTCCCCAACCATGTGGAAATGTATTCAACCAAGAGTTTCAGATGGAAGAAACTGAAATGTGACCTGGTTTGTAATATTATTTCCTATACTTGCCTCGCGATAGTTAAAGGGGTTCCTTATTGGTTGGCTCTTATAACTGATGAATTTGGGTTGCGTACGGTGTTGGTGCGCTTTGATGTGGGTAAAAAAGTATTAGAGAAGTTACCTATGCCAGGAATCGGAGAGATGGTGCATCAACGTTTTGTGGCCATAGATGATTCTATTGGTTTGTTAACTCGGGAGGAAAGAGACGAATGTTATATTAGTGTTTGggtaatggatgaagaagatggtTGGAGTAAGAAATGCAAGGTTGGACCGATATTCGGGTTTGACAGAATTGTGGGCTGTTTGAGGAATGGTGACATTGTTGTTGAGAATGAAAATGGACTGTTGTTATTTGATCCAGTGACTAGTTCAGTTAAAGCCAAACTGAGTGTTGATAATGCTGAGAAGGGTTCATATGAGATTTCCAACTATTTGGAGAGCCTACTTCTGATCGGAGGGATGCTACCAGTTAAGAAGCAAGCTAAAGATAAATTGGCACGCCAAAACCTCATAAG GGATTGCCTTGACTTTGTAGAGACAAGCCTCTCGTGA
- the LOC104214276 gene encoding F-box protein At3g08750-like — protein MAPAKGKGNVKKKGKGSSKITKSRAPESTSDSYFPREIISNILSRLPVNILLRFRCVCKQWRNLISKPNFIAAHFSHYSALQRSGSSILIGTRHYESSHHVLSLYTPPPEPESSSSIVELDSPFPCFFPHMYIVGPCNGIVCLFQPPWGDLITLWNPAMRQSRMVKLSESEPIMGVHCWASIGLAFDPQENDFLVLRIFTAVPTSTVPNHVEMWSTKSFGWKKLKSEVVFHIPGHTSNVNVKGVPYWFATVTDEFGWRPVLVRFDVGKKVFEKLPMLGTGERNKKHQQLVVLGDSLGKFTFDERDESHFDVWVMDDEDGWTKKYNVGPIHGLERTMGCLRNGDIVAKNKEEEVFLFDPVTCSVKANLSIDSSKNGAYMIFDYSESLMLTGGMLPVKKQNARDKLARKKLTRACVDFML, from the exons ATGGCGCCAGCTAAAGGCAAAGGAAAtgtgaagaagaaaggaaaagggaGCTCCAAAATTACAAAGAGCAGAGCTCCAGAATCAACTTCCGACTCGTATTTCCCAAGAGAAATCATCTCTAACATCCTTTCCCGTCTCCCTGTTAATATCCTTTTACGATTCAGGTGCGTCTGCAAGCAATGGCGAAATCTCATTTCGAAACCCAACTTTATCGCCGCCCATTTCAGCCACTACTCTGCTCTGCAGCGCAGCGGTTCATCCATTCTTATAGGCACCCGCCATTACGAGTCCTCTCATCATGTACTCTCACTATATACTCCCCCGCCTGAGCCtgaatcatcatcatcaattgTCGAACTAGACAGCCCTTTTCCTTGCTTCTTTCCCCATATGTACATTGTGGGTCCTTGCAATGGCATTGTGTGCCTTTTTCAGCCACCTTGGGGTGACTTGATTACCCTTTGGAATCCAGCTATGAGGCAGTCTAGGATGGTGAAGCTTTCTGAAAGCGAACCTATTATGGGAGTGCACTGTTGGGCATCCATTGGATTGGCTTTTGATCCCCAAGAAAATGATTTTTTGGTCTTGAGAATCTTTACTGCCGTGCCAACATCTACAGTCCCGAACCATGTGGAAATGTGGTCAACCAAGAGTTTTGGATggaagaaactgaaaagtgaggtGGTTTTCCATATTCCTGGGCATACTAGTAACGTGAACGTTAAAGGGGTGCCTTATTGGTTTGCTACTGTCACTGATGAATTTGGGTGGCGGCCGGTGTTGGTGCGCTTTGATGTGGGTAAAAAAGTATTTGAGAAGTTACCAATGCTAGGAACCGGAGAAAGAAATAAGAAGCATCAACAACTTGTGGTCTTGGGTGATTCTCTTGGTAAGTTTACCTTTGATGAAAGAGACGAATCCCATTTTGATGTTTGGGTAATGGATGATGAAGATGGCTGGACTAAAAAATACAATGTTGGACCGATACACGGGTTAGAGAGAACTATGGGCTGTTTGAGGAATGGTGACATTGTAGCTaagaacaaagaagaagaagtgtTCTTGTTTGATCCCGTGACTTGTTCAGTTAAGGCAAACTTGAGCATTGATAGTTCTAAGAATGGTGCATATATGATTTTCGACTATTCAGAGAGCCTAATGCTGACCGGAGGGATGCTACCAGTTAAGAAGCAAAATGCTCGAGATAAATTGGCTCGCAAAAAACTCACAAG GGCTTGCGTTGACTTCATGCTGTGA